Proteins encoded together in one Streptomyces umbrinus window:
- a CDS encoding NAD(P)H-dependent oxidoreductase subunit E: MDLRFGDSKPTDEEREAVDALLGPPESSWEGADRSDADLRWARGGRAARERRDLLLPGLHAVNDRIGWISEGALDYLCRRLTVPPAEAYGVATFYAMFSVKPRPATVLHVCTDLACAAAGASELCAGVEARLGLGSGVSVERSPCLGLCERAPAALAVKAGDPVRTAVSAPATVERAVLAASSPDSAPEEPSAALAVPQAGQAGREELVLLSRVGVVDPASLDDYRAQGGYTALRQAFAIGPAGVIREVTDAGLVGRGGAAFPTGRKWQATASGPDRPHYLVCNADESEPGTFKDRVVMEGDPYSLVEAMTIAGYAVGAHKGYLYLRGEYPRALERMEHAIGQARARGLLGDDVLGQGYAFDIEMRRGAGAYICGEETALFNSIEGYRGEPRSKPPFPVEKGLFGKPTAENNVETLVNVLPILTMGAQAYAAIGTGKSTGPKLFCVSGSVDRPGIYELPFGATLGELLDLAGVRKRLRAVLLGGAAGGFVRPDELDIPLTFEGTREAGTTLGSGVVLAFDDTVPLPRLLLRIAEFFRDESCGQCVPCRVGTVRQEEALHRIVDRTGAEAASDIALLREVGRAMKDASICGLGQTAWNAVESAIDRLGAYE, translated from the coding sequence GTGGACCTGCGCTTCGGTGACAGCAAGCCGACTGACGAGGAGCGGGAGGCGGTCGACGCGCTGCTCGGTCCTCCGGAGTCTTCGTGGGAGGGCGCCGACCGCAGCGACGCCGACCTGAGGTGGGCACGCGGCGGGCGTGCGGCCCGGGAACGCCGTGACCTGCTGTTGCCGGGGCTGCACGCCGTCAACGACCGGATCGGCTGGATCAGCGAGGGCGCCCTCGACTACCTCTGCCGACGGCTGACCGTGCCGCCGGCGGAGGCGTACGGGGTCGCCACCTTCTACGCGATGTTCTCGGTGAAGCCGCGGCCCGCGACGGTCCTGCACGTGTGCACGGACCTCGCGTGCGCGGCCGCCGGGGCATCGGAGCTGTGCGCGGGCGTCGAGGCCCGCCTCGGCCTCGGCAGTGGTGTCAGCGTCGAGCGCAGCCCGTGCCTGGGCTTGTGCGAGCGGGCTCCGGCCGCGCTGGCGGTCAAGGCCGGGGATCCGGTGCGTACGGCCGTGTCGGCGCCCGCGACCGTCGAGCGGGCCGTGCTCGCGGCGAGCTCGCCCGACTCGGCGCCCGAGGAGCCGTCGGCCGCCCTGGCGGTGCCCCAGGCGGGCCAGGCGGGCCGTGAGGAGCTCGTGCTGCTGAGCCGCGTCGGCGTGGTCGACCCGGCCTCGCTGGACGACTACCGGGCGCAGGGCGGCTACACGGCCCTGCGGCAGGCCTTCGCGATCGGCCCCGCCGGGGTCATCCGCGAGGTCACCGACGCGGGCCTGGTCGGGCGCGGCGGCGCCGCCTTCCCCACCGGCCGCAAATGGCAGGCCACGGCGTCGGGGCCCGACCGTCCGCACTACCTCGTCTGCAACGCCGACGAGTCCGAGCCGGGCACCTTCAAGGACCGCGTGGTCATGGAGGGCGACCCGTACTCCCTCGTGGAGGCGATGACGATCGCGGGCTACGCGGTCGGCGCGCACAAGGGCTACCTGTATCTGCGCGGCGAGTACCCGCGGGCCCTGGAACGCATGGAGCACGCCATCGGACAGGCACGCGCGCGTGGGCTGCTCGGCGACGACGTCCTCGGCCAGGGGTACGCCTTCGACATCGAGATGCGGCGTGGCGCCGGCGCGTACATCTGCGGCGAGGAGACCGCCCTCTTCAACTCCATAGAGGGGTACAGAGGAGAGCCGCGGTCGAAACCGCCCTTCCCCGTAGAGAAGGGTTTGTTCGGCAAACCCACTGCCGAGAACAACGTCGAGACGCTGGTCAACGTACTGCCCATCCTCACGATGGGGGCGCAGGCGTACGCCGCGATCGGCACCGGCAAATCCACCGGACCCAAGCTGTTCTGCGTGTCGGGCAGTGTGGACCGGCCCGGCATCTACGAGCTGCCGTTCGGCGCGACGCTCGGCGAGCTGCTGGACCTCGCGGGCGTACGTAAACGTTTGCGCGCAGTGCTGCTCGGCGGCGCGGCCGGTGGTTTCGTACGGCCCGACGAGCTGGACATCCCGCTCACCTTCGAGGGCACGCGGGAGGCGGGCACGACGCTCGGCTCCGGGGTCGTGCTGGCCTTCGACGACACCGTGCCACTGCCGCGTCTGCTGCTGCGGATCGCCGAGTTCTTCCGTGACGAGTCCTGCGGGCAGTGCGTGCCGTGCCGGGTCGGGACCGTGCGCCAGGAGGAGGCGCTGCACCGCATCGTCGACCGGACGGGCGCGGAGGCGGCGTCCGACATCGCCCTGCTCCGCGAGGTGGGCCGCGCCATGAAGGACGCCTCGATCTGCGGTCTCGGGCAGACCGCGTGGAACGCCGTGGAATCCGCCATCGACCGCCTGGGGGCGTACGAATGA
- a CDS encoding 2Fe-2S iron-sulfur cluster-binding protein, translating to MTLIPLGIPRRLLEFTIDGEPVRAPEGSTILDACRSVGKDVPTLCQGDTLTPKNACRVCVVEVEGSRTLVPACSRKAEAGMQVQTDSERARHSRKIVLELLASSVDLSTTPEVAGWLKEYEAKPDRFGPDAARLNEEPKVDNDLYVRDYDKCILCYKCVDACGDQWQNTFAISVTGRGFDARIAVEHDAPLTDSACVYCGNCIEVCPTGALSFKSEFDMRAAGTWDEPAQTETTTVCAYCGVGCNLTLHVQDNEIVKVTSPHDNPVTHGNLCIKGRFGYQHVQNRD from the coding sequence ATGACCTTGATACCGCTGGGGATCCCCCGCCGTCTGCTGGAGTTCACGATCGACGGTGAGCCCGTGCGGGCCCCGGAGGGATCGACGATCCTCGACGCCTGCCGGTCGGTGGGCAAGGACGTCCCGACCCTCTGCCAGGGAGACACGCTCACCCCCAAGAACGCGTGCCGCGTCTGCGTCGTCGAGGTCGAGGGCTCGCGCACCCTCGTCCCGGCGTGCTCCCGAAAGGCCGAGGCGGGCATGCAGGTGCAGACCGACAGCGAGCGCGCCCGGCACAGCCGCAAGATCGTCCTCGAACTCCTCGCGTCCTCGGTCGACCTGTCGACCACACCGGAGGTCGCCGGATGGCTCAAGGAGTACGAGGCGAAGCCCGACCGCTTCGGCCCCGACGCGGCTCGCCTCAACGAGGAGCCGAAGGTCGACAACGACCTGTACGTGCGCGACTACGACAAGTGCATCCTCTGCTACAAGTGCGTGGACGCCTGCGGCGACCAGTGGCAGAACACCTTCGCGATCTCGGTCACCGGGCGCGGCTTCGACGCCCGGATCGCCGTCGAGCACGACGCGCCGCTCACCGACTCGGCGTGCGTGTACTGCGGCAACTGCATCGAGGTGTGCCCGACGGGCGCGCTGTCGTTCAAGTCGGAGTTCGACATGCGCGCGGCGGGTACGTGGGACGAGCCGGCGCAGACCGAGACGACCACAGTGTGCGCCTACTGCGGAGTGGGCTGCAACCTCACCCTGCACGTGCAGGACAATGAGATCGTGAAGGTCACCTCGCCGCACGACAACCCGGTGACCCACGGCAACCTCTGCATCAAGGGCCGCTTCGGCTACCAGCACGTACAGAACCGGGACTGA
- the fdhD gene encoding formate dehydrogenase accessory sulfurtransferase FdhD, whose translation MGRVTERRKVIRIRDGAVSTRPDTLVAEEPLEIRLNGKPLAITMRTPGDDFALAAGFLVSEGVLGRADELQNIVYCAGATVDGSNTYNIVDVRTAPGVVIPDITLERNVYTTSSCGLCGKASLDAVRTTARWSIDDTAGDTAPPVRLEPELLASLPDRLRAAQRVFDRTGGLHAAALFTEDGELVDIREDVGRHNAVDKLVGRALQNGSLPLSRTILLVSGRASFELAQKAVMAGIPFLAAVSAPSSLAVDLAAESNLTLVGFLRGTSMNVYAGEHRIALQAAAAQG comes from the coding sequence ATGGGACGAGTCACGGAACGACGCAAGGTGATCCGCATCCGGGACGGGGCGGTCTCCACCCGCCCGGACACGCTCGTCGCCGAGGAGCCACTGGAGATCCGCCTCAACGGCAAACCCCTCGCGATCACGATGCGCACCCCGGGCGACGACTTCGCGCTCGCGGCGGGCTTCCTGGTCAGCGAGGGGGTCCTCGGCAGGGCCGACGAGCTGCAGAACATCGTCTACTGCGCGGGTGCGACGGTGGACGGCTCGAACACGTACAACATCGTCGACGTGCGGACCGCGCCCGGCGTCGTCATCCCCGACATCACCCTCGAACGCAACGTCTACACCACCTCGTCCTGCGGCCTGTGCGGCAAGGCGAGCCTGGACGCGGTCCGTACGACCGCCCGCTGGTCGATCGACGACACGGCGGGCGACACGGCTCCCCCGGTGCGGCTCGAACCCGAACTGCTCGCGAGCCTCCCCGACCGGCTGCGCGCGGCGCAGCGCGTGTTCGACCGGACCGGGGGTCTGCACGCGGCGGCGCTGTTCACGGAGGACGGCGAACTCGTCGACATCCGGGAGGACGTGGGCCGGCACAACGCGGTCGACAAGCTGGTCGGCCGCGCCCTCCAGAACGGCTCGCTGCCGCTCTCCCGCACGATTCTGCTCGTCTCGGGCCGGGCGTCCTTCGAGCTGGCCCAGAAGGCCGTGATGGCGGGCATCCCGTTCCTCGCGGCGGTCTCGGCGCCGTCCTCGCTCGCGGTGGACCTGGCCGCCGAGTCGAACCTGACGCTGGTCGGCTTCCTGCGGGGCACCTCCATGAACGTGTACGCGGGCGAGCACCGCATCGCCCTGCAGGCCGCGGCCGCCCAGGGCTGA
- a CDS encoding isochorismatase family protein, producing MEPRLALDPARTALVLVDLMDRIVGLPLEPHKGTEVLAVAEELAAAFRRTGALVVLVRVERPGVHEQPPGSGLVAGLAAEGDVEIVKRTTGGFQGTGLHERLREHGISTLVFGGIATNLGVESTARAAGDLGYDLVFVENAMAALTGPEHEASVKLDFPRLGTVVTADEVRFAKG from the coding sequence ATGGAACCCCGCCTGGCTCTCGACCCCGCACGCACCGCCCTCGTGCTCGTCGACCTGATGGACCGCATCGTCGGACTGCCCCTGGAGCCCCACAAGGGCACCGAAGTCCTTGCCGTCGCCGAGGAGTTGGCGGCCGCCTTCCGGCGGACGGGCGCGCTCGTCGTACTCGTGCGTGTGGAGCGGCCCGGTGTCCACGAGCAGCCGCCCGGCAGTGGTCTGGTCGCGGGGCTCGCGGCGGAGGGCGACGTCGAGATCGTGAAGCGGACCACCGGCGGCTTCCAGGGAACAGGGCTGCACGAGCGGCTCCGCGAACACGGCATCTCCACACTGGTGTTCGGTGGAATCGCCACCAACCTCGGCGTCGAGTCCACCGCCCGCGCCGCCGGCGACCTCGGCTACGACCTCGTCTTCGTCGAGAACGCCATGGCTGCCCTCACGGGCCCGGAACACGAGGCCTCGGTGAAGCTGGACTTCCCGCGCCTGGGCACGGTCGTCACGGCCGACGAGGTGCGCTTCGCAAAGGGCTGA
- a CDS encoding collagen-like protein: MTRLQRLLAPRWRSIFLVCVLIALCGVAVILWARIDAGDRRADELRAEADRRGEAVSTPAQDVRDLRAQVEAGGGTPAAPDPSDAVDDLLDRVRVPAAAPGEPGAKGDRGATGAGGAPGPGGRHGPRGESGPPGPSGSPGASGPSGGPGDPGPAGADGLNGANGADGAGGAAGPPGPDGSQGYQGPKGDPGPKGEKGEKGDPGASCPDGYSLQAPAGDPDALVCRRSGGAAPAPEPAGFLPVPPPLLRRRELA, from the coding sequence GTGACCCGGCTCCAGCGGCTGCTTGCCCCGCGCTGGCGCAGCATCTTCCTCGTCTGCGTGCTGATCGCGCTCTGTGGTGTCGCGGTCATCCTGTGGGCGCGGATCGATGCCGGCGACCGCAGGGCCGACGAGTTGCGCGCCGAGGCGGACCGGCGCGGCGAGGCCGTCTCGACGCCGGCGCAGGACGTACGCGATCTGCGCGCCCAGGTCGAGGCCGGCGGCGGCACCCCGGCGGCACCCGATCCGTCCGACGCCGTCGACGACCTGCTCGACCGGGTGCGCGTGCCGGCCGCCGCCCCCGGCGAGCCCGGCGCCAAGGGCGACCGGGGCGCGACCGGAGCGGGCGGGGCACCCGGTCCCGGCGGCCGGCACGGACCGCGCGGCGAGAGCGGGCCGCCCGGACCGTCGGGCTCTCCAGGCGCTTCCGGGCCCTCCGGAGGGCCCGGCGACCCGGGTCCGGCGGGCGCCGACGGCCTGAACGGGGCGAACGGCGCGGACGGAGCGGGGGGTGCCGCCGGGCCGCCCGGCCCCGACGGCTCCCAGGGCTATCAGGGGCCGAAGGGGGATCCCGGCCCCAAGGGCGAGAAGGGGGAGAAGGGCGACCCCGGGGCCTCGTGCCCGGACGGCTACAGCCTCCAGGCGCCCGCCGGCGACCCGGACGCACTGGTCTGCCGCCGAAGCGGCGGGGCCGCCCCCGCTCCCGAACCGGCGGGGTTCCTCCCGGTGCCGCCGCCACTGCTCCGACGGAGGGAACTCGCCTAG
- a CDS encoding sialidase family protein, with amino-acid sequence MPSSLRAHLRSTARARLGSTLTAVLTAAALLGLPSTAHAQPTDGPAESARSTASSVSAAASASTAPTGFEQQVLFKASQDPGYACYRIPAVVKTTKGTLLAFAEGRVNDCSDAGDIDIVLKRSTDGGRTWGPLQVVNEGAGDTHGNPAPIVDRETGRVVLAETYNTGRPGGGNCDVPCDRTPHMQHSDDDGRTWSEPRDLSDEILPAHWNSWYATGPVHGIQLTRGRHAGRLVFGVNTETWNGSRVSANHAALIVSDDGGDHWRIGATDSWPIADDGTFRQKPSEMTMTEGADGTILVSGREQDGTDLGHRTQAFSRDGGNSFTSPFRALPDLYTPQVQGSTLRLGNRILLACPGDPDRRRTMMVRSSYDGGRTWDSVDRGTVVTTDWSGYSDMVGIGGSAVGLMYEGGAVDARDEIRFARFTEDWLQPRRGPDPTTVDRAPHAPRATVLGGAEETDGVFGGALEFDGTDDAVRLPYRDELPLGAKDFTASLWFRYTATTGEQPLLWMGGVGGTQPQVWLRGEPASGRIQGLITVRDGASAPRSASVRTTGAYNDGQWHHLALRRGGGQLTLFIDGTSVSTADVPGSVSRNAPFGVHIGQKLDSRAHFTGAIDDVRVYDRALSDAELTSVRTSDAPVTRDTVLWLPMDRVSGSH; translated from the coding sequence ATGCCGTCAAGTCTTCGCGCACATCTCAGATCCACTGCTCGCGCACGCCTCGGCTCCACCCTGACAGCGGTTCTCACCGCCGCCGCGCTGCTCGGACTGCCGAGCACCGCGCACGCCCAACCGACCGACGGGCCCGCCGAATCCGCGAGGTCCACCGCGTCTTCCGTGTCCGCCGCGGCTTCCGCGTCCACCGCCCCCACCGGGTTCGAGCAGCAGGTGCTCTTCAAGGCCTCCCAGGATCCCGGTTACGCCTGCTACCGCATCCCTGCCGTCGTGAAGACCACGAAGGGCACGCTGCTGGCGTTCGCCGAGGGCCGGGTGAACGACTGCAGCGACGCCGGCGACATAGACATCGTGCTCAAGCGCTCCACCGACGGCGGCCGCACCTGGGGCCCGCTCCAGGTCGTCAACGAGGGCGCGGGCGACACGCACGGCAACCCCGCCCCGATCGTGGACCGCGAGACCGGCCGCGTCGTGCTGGCGGAGACGTACAACACGGGCCGTCCGGGCGGCGGCAACTGCGATGTCCCGTGCGACCGCACCCCGCACATGCAGCACAGCGACGACGACGGCCGCACCTGGTCCGAGCCGCGCGACCTCAGCGACGAGATCCTGCCCGCCCACTGGAACTCCTGGTACGCGACCGGTCCCGTCCACGGCATCCAGCTGACTCGGGGCAGGCACGCGGGCCGACTGGTCTTCGGGGTCAACACCGAGACCTGGAACGGCAGTCGAGTCTCCGCCAACCACGCCGCCCTCATCGTCAGCGACGACGGCGGCGACCACTGGCGGATCGGGGCGACGGACTCGTGGCCGATCGCGGACGACGGCACGTTCCGGCAGAAGCCGTCCGAGATGACGATGACCGAGGGCGCCGACGGGACGATCCTCGTCAGCGGCCGCGAGCAGGACGGCACCGATCTCGGGCACCGCACGCAGGCGTTCAGCCGCGACGGCGGCAACAGCTTCACCTCGCCCTTCCGTGCGCTCCCGGACCTCTACACGCCCCAGGTGCAGGGCTCCACGCTGCGGTTGGGCAACCGGATCCTGCTCGCCTGCCCCGGCGACCCGGACCGCCGCCGCACGATGATGGTCCGCTCCTCCTACGACGGCGGGCGCACCTGGGACAGCGTGGACCGCGGCACGGTCGTCACGACCGACTGGTCCGGCTACTCGGACATGGTGGGCATCGGCGGCAGCGCGGTGGGCCTGATGTACGAGGGCGGCGCCGTGGACGCGCGCGACGAGATCCGGTTCGCGCGGTTCACCGAGGACTGGCTGCAACCCCGCCGCGGCCCCGACCCGACCACCGTCGACCGTGCCCCGCACGCACCCCGCGCCACGGTCCTCGGCGGGGCCGAGGAGACGGACGGCGTGTTCGGCGGCGCCCTCGAGTTCGACGGCACCGACGACGCCGTACGCCTGCCCTACCGCGACGAACTGCCGCTCGGGGCAAAGGACTTCACCGCGTCGCTGTGGTTCCGCTACACCGCGACCACCGGTGAGCAGCCGCTGCTGTGGATGGGCGGGGTCGGCGGCACCCAGCCGCAGGTGTGGCTGCGCGGCGAACCCGCGAGCGGGCGCATCCAGGGGCTGATCACCGTGCGGGACGGCGCGAGCGCCCCGCGGTCCGCGTCCGTGCGCACGACCGGCGCGTACAACGACGGTCAGTGGCACCATCTGGCGCTGCGCCGCGGCGGTGGACAACTCACGCTGTTCATCGACGGGACCTCGGTCAGCACCGCGGACGTGCCGGGTTCCGTGAGCCGCAACGCGCCGTTCGGTGTGCACATCGGGCAGAAGCTGGACAGCCGGGCGCACTTCACCGGCGCGATCGACGACGTCCGGGTCTACGACCGGGCGCTGAGCGACGCCGAGTTGACCAGTGTCCGCACGAGCGACGCGCCTGTGACCCGGGACACCGTGCTGTGGCTGCCCATGGACCGGGTGAGCGGCAGCCACTAA
- a CDS encoding DUF4185 domain-containing protein, with protein MPDDARARQRTGTGLGLLLALVLGAVLLTALPEDDDREGACQARTVASWSPDRDLTGEFARYGDDASRADDWTGGDGTHSVRLPDGRVLWLFSDTYLGQVYRPPNPAGESYAWRDTTAPLVRNSAVVMDDGRLQRTLPAPLFADPAPGQWRWPVAARVEPRSPGSSEQVVRVVLWTRTTGTYPWIYGVPTATEVATLSLPDLRLEGIVRVLDQQRVQDPAKRVLFGTTALTDDGDWSYVFGGDDARAAAQPASKAYVARVPRGRLADPGAWRYWDGERWTIPSLMKPVLGDGGRKGVGSAFTVARDGGTYVLFTMAAGAEGLTTVTSYWACSPTGPWHGPGKGFSPPLPEQGAGVAAYNPQLHPTVSRGRLVLSYDVNWLDANGGVTAQANLSRNVSLYRPRFVTLRLGPG; from the coding sequence GTGCCCGACGACGCACGAGCACGACAGCGCACGGGGACCGGGCTGGGCCTGCTCCTGGCCCTGGTCCTCGGCGCCGTGCTGCTCACCGCCCTCCCGGAGGACGACGACCGGGAGGGCGCCTGCCAGGCCCGTACGGTCGCCTCCTGGTCCCCGGACCGGGACCTCACGGGCGAGTTCGCGCGGTACGGGGACGACGCCTCGCGGGCCGACGACTGGACCGGCGGCGACGGCACGCACTCGGTGCGGCTGCCGGACGGCCGGGTGCTGTGGCTGTTCTCGGACACGTATCTCGGCCAGGTGTACCGCCCGCCCAACCCGGCGGGCGAGTCCTACGCGTGGCGGGACACCACCGCGCCCCTGGTGCGCAACTCGGCCGTGGTCATGGACGACGGCCGTCTCCAACGCACGCTGCCCGCACCGCTGTTCGCGGACCCGGCCCCCGGCCAGTGGCGCTGGCCGGTGGCCGCCCGCGTCGAGCCCCGCTCCCCCGGCTCGTCCGAGCAGGTCGTACGGGTCGTGCTGTGGACGCGAACGACCGGCACGTACCCCTGGATCTACGGGGTGCCGACGGCCACCGAGGTCGCCACGCTCTCGCTGCCCGACCTGCGGCTCGAAGGCATCGTGCGGGTCCTCGACCAGCAGCGGGTCCAGGACCCGGCGAAGCGGGTGCTGTTCGGCACGACCGCGCTGACCGACGACGGGGACTGGTCGTACGTCTTCGGCGGCGACGACGCGCGGGCGGCCGCCCAGCCGGCGTCGAAGGCGTACGTCGCGCGTGTGCCCCGGGGCCGGCTCGCGGATCCCGGCGCGTGGCGGTACTGGGACGGCGAGCGGTGGACCATCCCCTCGCTCATGAAGCCCGTGCTGGGCGACGGCGGGCGGAAGGGGGTGGGCAGCGCCTTCACGGTCGCCCGCGACGGGGGCACGTATGTGCTGTTCACGATGGCGGCGGGCGCCGAGGGGCTGACGACCGTCACCTCGTACTGGGCGTGCTCCCCCACCGGGCCCTGGCACGGGCCCGGCAAGGGCTTCAGCCCGCCGCTGCCGGAGCAGGGGGCGGGCGTGGCCGCGTACAACCCTCAGCTCCATCCGACGGTGAGCCGCGGCAGGCTCGTGCTCAGCTACGACGTCAACTGGCTGGACGCGAACGGCGGGGTCACGGCACAGGCGAACCTCAGCCGGAACGTGTCCCTGTACCGACCGCGATTCGTGACTCTGCGGCTGGGGCCGGGGTGA
- a CDS encoding bile acid:sodium symporter family protein, translating to MKRLKWPSWLPIDPYILLLLGTVGLAALLPARGTGAEVASGASTAAIAFLFFLYGARLSTREAMDGVRHWRLHITVLACTFVLFPLLGLAARGLEPVVLNHSLYTGLLFLTLVPSTVQSSIAFTSMARGNVPAAICAGSFSSLVGIVLTPLLAAALLGGSGGGFSADSLLKIVLQLLVPFLAGQLLRRWIGGFIARHKKVLGYVDRGSILLVVYTAFSEGMVQGIWHQVSPLRLGGLLAVEAVLLAVMLAITWYGSKALGFNREDRIAIQFAGSKKSLASGLPMASVLFGAHASLAVLPLMLFHQMQLMVCAVIAKRRSRDPEAERPVTPAPAAESRIAVGTGTRSG from the coding sequence GTGAAACGCCTGAAGTGGCCGTCCTGGCTGCCGATCGACCCGTACATCCTGCTGCTGCTCGGGACGGTGGGGCTCGCCGCCCTTCTGCCCGCCCGGGGGACCGGAGCCGAGGTCGCGTCCGGCGCCTCCACCGCGGCGATCGCCTTCCTCTTCTTCCTCTACGGGGCCCGCCTGTCCACCCGTGAGGCGATGGACGGCGTACGGCACTGGCGGCTCCACATCACGGTCCTGGCCTGTACGTTCGTACTGTTCCCGCTGCTCGGCCTGGCGGCCCGCGGCCTCGAACCGGTGGTCCTGAACCACTCGCTCTACACCGGTCTGCTCTTCCTCACCCTGGTCCCGTCCACGGTCCAGTCCTCGATCGCCTTCACCTCGATGGCGCGCGGAAACGTTCCGGCCGCGATCTGCGCGGGCTCCTTCTCCTCCCTCGTGGGCATCGTGCTCACCCCGCTGCTCGCGGCGGCCCTCCTCGGCGGCAGCGGCGGCGGATTCTCCGCCGACTCGCTCCTCAAGATCGTGCTCCAGCTGCTCGTGCCGTTCCTGGCCGGGCAGTTGCTGCGGCGATGGATCGGCGGCTTCATCGCGCGCCACAAGAAGGTCCTCGGATACGTCGACCGCGGCTCGATCCTGCTCGTCGTCTACACCGCGTTCAGCGAGGGCATGGTGCAGGGCATCTGGCACCAGGTCAGCCCGCTGCGCCTGGGCGGTCTGCTGGCGGTCGAGGCCGTGCTGCTCGCCGTGATGCTGGCGATCACCTGGTACGGCTCGAAGGCGCTCGGCTTCAACCGCGAGGACCGCATCGCCATCCAGTTCGCCGGGTCGAAGAAGTCCCTGGCGTCCGGACTGCCCATGGCGAGCGTGCTGTTCGGCGCCCACGCCTCTCTGGCCGTCCTGCCGCTGATGCTCTTCCACCAGATGCAGCTCATGGTCTGCGCGGTCATCGCCAAACGCCGCTCCCGCGACCCCGAGGCGGAGCGGCCCGTCACCCCGGCCCCAGCCGCAGAGTCACGAATCGCGGTCGGTACAGGGACACGTTCCGGCTGA
- a CDS encoding LysR substrate-binding domain-containing protein: MYDPSQLRTFLAVAQTLSFTQAARRLGLRQSTVSQHVRRLEDTAGRQLFSRDTHSVELTEDGEAMLGFARRILEAHEQAAAFFTGTRLRGRLRFGASEDFVLTRLTEILEGFRHDHPEVDLELTVELSGTLHEQLAEGKLDLVLAKRRPEDPRGELVWHDRLVWIGAERLRLDPERPVPLIVYPPPGITRALALEALERQGRAWRIACTSGSLNGLIAAARAGLGVMAHSRGLVPPGLVRIPDRAGLPELGEVDFVLVHAKRHTAAKSAADALASSILAGGVGLHRTR; the protein is encoded by the coding sequence GTGTACGACCCTTCACAGCTGCGAACGTTCCTGGCGGTGGCCCAGACGCTGAGCTTCACTCAGGCGGCCCGGCGGCTCGGGCTGCGCCAGTCCACGGTCAGCCAGCATGTGCGGCGCCTGGAGGACACCGCCGGGCGGCAGCTGTTCTCGCGGGACACCCACTCCGTGGAGCTGACGGAGGACGGCGAGGCGATGCTCGGCTTCGCGCGCCGCATCCTGGAGGCCCACGAGCAGGCGGCGGCGTTCTTCACGGGGACGCGGCTGCGCGGCCGGCTGCGCTTCGGCGCCTCGGAGGACTTCGTCCTCACCCGCCTCACCGAGATCCTGGAGGGCTTCCGTCACGACCATCCGGAGGTCGACCTGGAGCTGACGGTCGAGCTCTCGGGCACCCTGCACGAGCAACTGGCCGAAGGAAAGCTCGACCTGGTGCTGGCCAAGCGCCGCCCCGAGGACCCGCGCGGCGAACTGGTCTGGCACGACCGCCTGGTCTGGATCGGCGCGGAGCGGCTCCGGCTGGACCCCGAGCGTCCGGTCCCGCTGATCGTCTACCCGCCGCCGGGCATCACCCGCGCCCTCGCCCTTGAGGCGCTGGAACGGCAGGGCCGCGCCTGGCGCATCGCCTGCACCAGCGGCAGCCTCAACGGCCTCATCGCGGCCGCCCGGGCGGGCCTCGGCGTCATGGCCCACTCCCGCGGCCTCGTCCCCCCGGGCCTCGTCCGCATCCCCGACCGCGCCGGCCTCCCCGAACTCGGCGAGGTCGACTTCGTCCTCGTACACGCCAAACGCCACACGGCGGCCAAGAGCGCGGCGGACGCGCTGGCGTCGTCGATCCTGGCGGGCGGAGTCGGACTTCACCGAACTCGCTGA